In Flavobacterium sp., a single window of DNA contains:
- a CDS encoding 2-isopropylmalate synthase: MNREKVQIFDTTLRDGEQVPGCKLDTKQKLVIAERLDKMGVDIIEAGFPVSSPGDFLSVSEICKIVENATVCGLTRAVKNDIDVAAAALKHAKRPRIHTGIGTSESHILHKLNTTPEDIIARAKFAVAHAKTYVEDVEFYAEDAGRTDNAFLAKVCEEVIKSGATVLNIPDTTGYCLPEEYGAKIKYLKENVKGIENVILSCHCHNDLGMATANSIAGAINGARQIECTINGIGERAGNTALEEVVMIFKQHPYLNLDTNINTRELNEMSRLVSESMGMIVQPNKAIVGANAFAHSSGIHQDGVIKNRATYEIMDPLDVGVNESSIILTARSGRAALAYRAKKVGYELTKTQLDTVYIEFLKFADIKKEVVDADIHQIIEASKIEGELIRS; this comes from the coding sequence ATGAATAGAGAGAAAGTTCAAATTTTTGACACCACTTTACGCGACGGTGAACAAGTTCCAGGATGCAAGTTAGATACTAAGCAAAAATTAGTTATCGCAGAGCGACTAGACAAAATGGGAGTTGATATTATCGAAGCAGGTTTTCCTGTGTCAAGTCCGGGCGATTTTTTATCGGTCTCTGAGATTTGTAAAATTGTAGAAAACGCAACCGTCTGCGGACTTACGAGAGCCGTAAAAAACGACATTGATGTTGCTGCAGCTGCTTTAAAGCACGCTAAAAGACCTAGAATCCATACCGGAATCGGAACTTCAGAATCTCATATCCTCCATAAATTAAATACCACCCCGGAAGATATTATTGCAAGAGCAAAATTTGCAGTAGCTCACGCAAAAACGTATGTAGAAGATGTTGAATTCTACGCAGAAGATGCTGGTAGAACAGACAATGCTTTCCTTGCAAAAGTTTGCGAAGAAGTAATTAAATCTGGCGCAACGGTATTAAATATTCCTGATACAACAGGATATTGCCTTCCGGAAGAATACGGAGCAAAAATTAAATATTTAAAAGAAAACGTAAAAGGAATCGAAAACGTAATCCTTTCATGTCACTGTCATAATGATTTAGGAATGGCAACCGCAAACTCAATCGCAGGAGCTATAAATGGAGCAAGACAAATCGAATGTACTATTAATGGTATTGGAGAAAGAGCAGGAAATACAGCACTTGAAGAAGTGGTTATGATTTTCAAACAACATCCGTACTTAAATTTAGATACAAACATTAATACTAGAGAATTAAACGAAATGAGTCGTTTAGTTTCTGAAAGTATGGGAATGATTGTACAGCCAAATAAAGCTATAGTAGGAGCAAATGCTTTTGCACACAGCTCAGGAATTCATCAGGATGGTGTTATCAAAAACAGAGCAACTTACGAAATTATGGATCCGCTTGATGTTGGTGTAAACGAATCTTCAATCATTTTAACTGCAAGAAGCGGAAGAGCAGCATTAGCTTACCGTGCTAAAAAAGTAGGTTACGAATTGACAAAAACACAATTAGATACTGTATATATTGAGTTTTTAAAATTTGCTGATATTAAAAAAGAAGTGGTAGATGCTGATATTCATCAGATTATCGAAGCTTCTAAAATTGAAGGCGAATTAATCAGAAGCTAG
- the ilvD gene encoding dihydroxy-acid dehydratase gives MELNKYSKTITQDQTQPAAQAMLYGIGLTEEDLKKAQVGIVSMGYDGNTCNMHLNDLAKDVKKGVWDADLVGLIFNTIGVSDGISNGTEGMRYSLVSRDVIADSIETVVGAQWYDGVIAIPGCDKNMPGALIAMGRLNRPSMMVYGGSIHSGKWKGESLNIVSAFEALGKKVKGEITPEDFKGVIQNACPGAGACGGMYTANTMSSAIEALGMSLPYSSSNPALSKEKREECVAAGAAMKILLEKDIKPRDIMTRKAFENAITIVAVLGGSTNAVMHLIAMAHSVGITITLDDFQAINDRTPVLADMKPSGKYMMEDIHEVGGIPSVMKYLLKVGLIHGDCLTVTGKTVAENLASTPDLQDGQEVIHEIQKALKPTGNIQVLYGNLASEGAVAKISGKEGEYFEGPAVVFEGEFEVIPGLQAGKIKPGNVVVIRGCGPKGGPGMPEMLKPTSAIIGAGLGSTCALITDGRFSGGSHGFVVGHVTPEAYDGGGIALVKDGDIIAIDAVKNTIDLKISDEEFAARKAAWVQPALKVDRGVLLKYARSVSSASTGCVTDN, from the coding sequence ATGGAATTAAATAAGTACAGCAAAACCATCACTCAAGATCAAACTCAGCCAGCGGCACAAGCGATGTTGTACGGTATTGGTTTAACTGAAGAAGATTTGAAAAAAGCACAAGTAGGTATTGTGAGCATGGGTTACGATGGTAACACTTGCAACATGCACCTGAACGACTTAGCAAAAGATGTTAAAAAAGGTGTTTGGGATGCTGATCTGGTCGGACTTATTTTTAATACCATTGGTGTAAGTGACGGAATTTCAAACGGAACAGAAGGAATGCGCTATTCATTAGTTTCTCGTGACGTTATTGCAGATTCTATCGAAACAGTTGTAGGAGCGCAGTGGTACGATGGTGTTATTGCAATTCCTGGCTGTGACAAAAATATGCCTGGAGCGTTAATCGCAATGGGAAGATTAAATCGTCCTTCGATGATGGTTTACGGAGGTTCAATTCACTCAGGAAAATGGAAAGGTGAATCTCTAAACATTGTTTCTGCTTTTGAGGCTTTAGGAAAAAAAGTAAAAGGCGAAATTACTCCGGAAGATTTTAAAGGTGTAATTCAAAATGCCTGCCCGGGCGCTGGTGCCTGCGGTGGTATGTATACTGCAAACACAATGTCTTCTGCAATTGAAGCATTAGGAATGAGTTTACCATACAGTTCTTCAAACCCTGCTTTAAGTAAGGAAAAAAGAGAGGAATGTGTTGCTGCGGGAGCTGCAATGAAAATTTTATTAGAAAAAGATATTAAGCCAAGAGACATTATGACTCGTAAAGCTTTTGAAAATGCTATTACAATTGTAGCAGTTTTAGGAGGTTCTACAAATGCAGTTATGCACTTAATTGCAATGGCTCACTCAGTTGGTATTACGATTACTCTAGATGATTTTCAGGCTATTAACGATAGAACTCCTGTGTTAGCTGACATGAAACCAAGTGGGAAATACATGATGGAAGATATTCATGAAGTAGGAGGAATTCCGTCAGTAATGAAATATTTATTAAAAGTTGGATTGATTCACGGAGACTGTTTAACAGTAACAGGAAAAACAGTTGCTGAAAACTTAGCTTCAACCCCGGATTTACAAGACGGACAAGAAGTAATTCACGAAATTCAAAAAGCATTAAAACCAACAGGAAATATTCAGGTTTTATACGGAAATCTTGCTTCTGAAGGCGCTGTAGCAAAAATCAGCGGAAAAGAAGGAGAATATTTTGAAGGGCCAGCTGTAGTTTTTGAAGGAGAATTTGAAGTAATCCCAGGTTTACAGGCCGGAAAAATTAAACCGGGTAATGTAGTCGTCATCAGAGGTTGTGGACCAAAAGGTGGTCCGGGAATGCCTGAGATGCTAAAACCTACATCTGCGATCATTGGAGCCGGATTAGGAAGCACCTGTGCTCTTATCACAGACGGTAGATTCTCCGGAGGTTCACACGGATTCGTGGTAGGACACGTTACACCAGAGGCTTATGATGGTGGTGGTATTGCACTGGTAAAAGATGGAGATATAATCGCCATTGATGCTGTGAAAAATACAATCGACCTGAAAATATCTGACGAAGAATTTGCAGCTCGTAAAGCGGCTTGGGTTCAGCCAGCGCTAAAAGTTGACAGAGGAGTTTTGCTTAAATACGCAAGATCGGTTTCTAGTGCTTCAACAGGCTGTGTTACCGATAATTAA
- a CDS encoding M1 family metallopeptidase, with protein MKNYFGSILTAFLIGFSANAQGLLNKGETVFTHQDTLRGSITKERAWWDLKYYHLDVKVNPKEKAISGSNTIRYTVLTENNKMQIDLQEPMKITKVTQNGKELKFERDGNAFFITLTEKQKVGDTKEIIVYYEGKPKEAVRAPWDGGFSWKKDKNGKDFIATSCQGLGASVWWPCKDHMYDEVENMLISVNVPGDLTEVSNGRLQSVKKEKDGTKTFNWYVSNPINNYGVNINIGDYVNFSEVFKGEKGNLDCNYYVLRDNLAVAKEQFKDAPKMLKAFENWFGPYPFYEDSYKLVEVPYLGMEHQSSVTYGNQYKNGYLGRDLSGTGWGLKFDFIIIHESGHEWYANNITYKDIADMWVHESFTNYSESLFLEYYYGKDAAAEYIIGCRKNIQNDTPIIGHYDVNNEGSGDMYPKGASMLHMIRQVINDDAKWKSILRGMNKTFYHQTVTGKQIQDYINEQSGINFNRVYAQYLTTTQIPVFEYMFKNGTFGYHWTNCVAKFDMPVRVKLNGVETWLKPTTEWQSEKTTNEDRKVEVDKDFYVTTSNIVE; from the coding sequence ATGAAAAATTACTTTGGAAGCATTTTAACTGCTTTTTTAATTGGTTTTAGTGCCAATGCTCAAGGTCTTCTTAATAAAGGAGAAACCGTTTTTACACATCAGGATACTCTTCGCGGAAGCATTACAAAAGAAAGAGCATGGTGGGATTTAAAATACTATCATCTTGATGTAAAAGTTAATCCAAAAGAAAAAGCGATTTCGGGTTCAAACACTATTCGTTATACTGTTTTAACAGAGAATAACAAAATGCAGATCGATTTGCAGGAGCCAATGAAAATTACCAAAGTAACGCAGAATGGTAAAGAATTAAAATTTGAAAGAGACGGAAATGCTTTCTTCATTACTTTAACTGAAAAACAGAAAGTTGGCGATACAAAAGAAATCATAGTGTATTATGAAGGAAAACCAAAAGAAGCGGTAAGAGCGCCGTGGGACGGTGGTTTTTCATGGAAAAAAGATAAAAACGGAAAAGATTTCATTGCTACATCTTGTCAGGGTTTAGGTGCGAGCGTTTGGTGGCCGTGTAAAGATCATATGTACGATGAAGTTGAAAACATGTTAATCAGCGTGAATGTTCCGGGAGATTTAACGGAAGTTTCTAATGGAAGATTACAAAGCGTTAAAAAAGAAAAAGACGGAACCAAAACTTTCAACTGGTATGTTTCGAACCCAATTAATAATTACGGAGTAAATATCAATATTGGAGATTATGTTAATTTTTCTGAAGTATTTAAAGGAGAAAAAGGAAATTTAGACTGTAATTACTATGTTTTAAGAGACAATTTAGCTGTGGCAAAAGAGCAGTTTAAAGATGCTCCAAAAATGCTAAAAGCTTTTGAAAACTGGTTCGGACCTTATCCATTCTACGAAGACAGCTATAAACTGGTTGAAGTTCCGTATTTAGGAATGGAGCACCAAAGTTCTGTTACCTATGGAAATCAATATAAAAATGGTTATTTAGGACGTGATTTAAGCGGAACCGGCTGGGGATTAAAATTTGATTTTATCATCATTCACGAATCTGGGCACGAATGGTATGCAAACAATATCACCTATAAAGATATTGCTGATATGTGGGTGCATGAGAGTTTCACTAATTATTCTGAAAGCTTATTTTTAGAATATTACTATGGAAAAGATGCCGCTGCTGAATATATTATTGGATGCAGAAAAAACATTCAGAATGATACGCCAATCATCGGACATTATGATGTAAACAATGAAGGCTCTGGAGATATGTACCCTAAAGGAGCTTCGATGCTGCACATGATTCGTCAGGTAATTAATGACGATGCAAAATGGAAATCGATTTTGAGAGGAATGAATAAAACGTTCTATCACCAAACAGTTACTGGGAAACAAATTCAGGATTATATCAACGAACAATCCGGAATTAATTTCAACAGAGTTTATGCACAATATTTAACGACAACTCAAATTCCTGTTTTTGAATATATGTTTAAAAACGGAACTTTCGGTTATCACTGGACAAACTGCGTAGCTAAATTCGATATGCCGGTTAGAGTAAAACTAAACGGTGTTGAAACCTGGCTGAAACCAACAACAGAATGGCAGTCTGAAAAAACAACTAATGAAGACAGAAAAGTAGAAGTTGATAAAGATTTTTATGTAACGACTTCGAATATTGTTGAATAA
- a CDS encoding M1 family metallopeptidase — MKKYFGSVITAVFIGFTANAQGLMNKSETVFTHQDTLRGSITKERAWWDLKYYHLDVKVNPKEKFISGSNTVRYTVLTENNKMQIDLQEPMNITKVTQNGKDLKFERDGNTFFITLTENQKVGDTKELIVYYEGKPKEAVRAPWDGGFSWGKDKKGKDFIATSCQGLGASVWWPCKDHMYDEVENMLISVNVPGDLMDVSNGRLQSVKKEKDGTKTFNWYVSNPINNYGVNINIGDYVNFSEKFKGEKGDLDCNYYVLRDNLEIAKKHFQDAPKMLKAFENWFGPYPFYEDSYKLVEVPYLGMEHQSSVTYGNDFQKGYKGNDMSGTGWGLKFDYIIIHESGHEWFANNITYKDIADMWIHESFTTYSESLFIEYYYGKEAANEYIRGIRKVITNKKPIIGYYDVNVEGSGDMYPKGANIIHTIRQVINDDAKFKSILRGMNKTFYHQTVTTKQIEDYISKESGIDFSPVFNQYLRTTQVPTFEYYFKNQKLVFHWINSVENFNLPLKVTLNGVETWLKPTTDWQAMDAKGENPSLVTDKNFYITEFNITN, encoded by the coding sequence ATGAAAAAATACTTTGGAAGTGTTATAACAGCTGTTTTTATTGGCTTTACTGCCAATGCTCAGGGACTTATGAATAAATCAGAAACCGTTTTTACACATCAGGATACTTTACGCGGAAGCATTACAAAAGAAAGAGCCTGGTGGGATTTAAAATATTATCATCTTGATGTAAAAGTAAATCCAAAAGAGAAATTTATATCTGGTTCAAATACTGTGCGTTATACTGTTTTAACAGAGAATAATAAAATGCAGATTGATTTGCAGGAACCGATGAATATTACAAAAGTGACGCAAAACGGAAAAGACTTAAAGTTTGAAAGAGACGGAAATACGTTCTTTATTACGTTGACTGAAAATCAGAAAGTTGGCGATACTAAAGAACTCATAGTGTATTATGAAGGAAAACCAAAAGAAGCCGTGAGAGCGCCGTGGGACGGAGGTTTTTCATGGGGAAAAGATAAAAAAGGAAAGGATTTTATCGCCACATCATGTCAGGGTTTAGGCGCGAGCGTTTGGTGGCCGTGTAAAGACCATATGTATGATGAAGTTGAAAACATGTTAATCAGCGTGAATGTTCCGGGAGATTTAATGGATGTTTCAAACGGAAGATTACAAAGTGTTAAAAAAGAAAAAGACGGAACTAAAACCTTCAACTGGTATGTTTCGAACCCAATTAATAATTATGGTGTAAATATTAATATTGGAGATTACGTTAATTTCTCTGAAAAATTTAAAGGAGAAAAAGGTGATTTAGACTGCAATTACTACGTTTTGAGAGATAATCTTGAAATTGCTAAAAAACATTTTCAGGATGCGCCAAAAATGCTAAAAGCTTTTGAAAACTGGTTTGGACCTTATCCGTTTTATGAAGACAGCTACAAACTGGTTGAAGTTCCGTATTTAGGAATGGAACACCAAAGTTCTGTTACTTACGGAAATGACTTTCAAAAAGGTTATAAAGGAAATGATATGAGCGGAACCGGCTGGGGATTAAAATTCGATTATATTATTATTCACGAGTCTGGACACGAATGGTTTGCAAATAATATTACCTATAAAGACATTGCTGATATGTGGATTCATGAGAGTTTTACAACTTATTCTGAGTCGCTTTTTATTGAGTATTATTACGGAAAAGAGGCTGCAAATGAATATATAAGAGGAATTAGAAAAGTGATTACCAATAAAAAACCGATTATTGGTTATTATGATGTAAATGTTGAAGGATCTGGCGATATGTATCCAAAAGGGGCGAATATAATTCATACGATTCGTCAGGTTATAAATGATGATGCCAAATTCAAATCAATTTTGAGAGGAATGAACAAAACCTTTTACCATCAAACGGTTACTACAAAGCAAATTGAAGATTATATAAGTAAAGAATCCGGAATTGATTTTAGTCCGGTTTTTAATCAATATTTAAGAACAACTCAGGTTCCTACTTTTGAATATTATTTTAAAAACCAAAAACTGGTTTTCCATTGGATAAACAGTGTAGAAAATTTCAATCTTCCTTTAAAAGTAACTTTAAATGGTGTTGAAACATGGTTAAAACCAACAACCGACTGGCAGGCGATGGATGCTAAAGGAGAAAATCCAAGCCTTGTAACGGATAAAAACTTTTATATAACCGAATTTAATATTACCAATTAA
- the leuB gene encoding 3-isopropylmalate dehydrogenase produces the protein MNLKIAVLPGDGIGPEVIAQAKKALHAIGEVYNHEFVFEEALMGAIAIDKTGNPLPEQTLNLCLNTDAVLFGAIGDPKYDNNPNAKVRPEQGLLKLRKELGLFANIRPIKPYKALVEASPLKREIIEGADFTIFRELTGGAYFGAKTLNEEGTHASDLCEYSEEEITRIAHLAFKSAQNRRKKLTMVDKANVLETSRLWRKVVQKVGESYPDVLLDFLFVDNAAMQIILNPKQFDVILTENLFGDILSDEASVITGSIGLLASASLGEKNALFEPIHGSYPQAKGKNIANPIASILSAAMLLEHFGLFTEANMIYKAIEKAIEYKVVTVDLKPDSKFGTNEVGEFVSNVIFSKDDLLYFRNDNVHIGQSTIV, from the coding sequence ATGAATTTGAAAATAGCAGTTTTACCGGGAGACGGAATTGGACCAGAGGTTATTGCACAGGCTAAAAAAGCTTTACACGCAATTGGTGAAGTTTACAATCATGAATTTGTTTTTGAGGAAGCGCTTATGGGTGCTATCGCCATTGACAAAACAGGAAACCCGCTGCCGGAACAGACTTTAAATCTTTGTTTAAATACTGATGCTGTTTTATTTGGCGCAATTGGAGATCCTAAATACGATAATAATCCAAATGCAAAAGTTCGTCCGGAGCAGGGATTATTGAAATTGCGTAAAGAATTAGGATTGTTTGCCAACATCCGCCCAATAAAACCTTATAAAGCATTGGTTGAAGCATCTCCTTTAAAAAGAGAAATTATTGAAGGTGCAGATTTTACTATTTTCAGAGAATTAACAGGCGGAGCTTATTTTGGAGCAAAAACATTAAATGAAGAAGGAACACATGCTTCGGATTTATGTGAATATTCAGAAGAAGAAATTACAAGAATCGCACATTTAGCTTTTAAATCGGCACAAAACCGACGCAAAAAGTTAACAATGGTTGACAAAGCAAATGTTTTGGAAACTTCAAGATTATGGAGAAAAGTAGTTCAGAAAGTTGGTGAAAGTTATCCTGATGTTCTTTTAGACTTTTTATTTGTAGATAACGCAGCCATGCAAATCATCTTAAATCCAAAACAATTTGATGTGATTTTGACAGAAAATTTATTTGGAGATATTTTATCAGATGAAGCAAGTGTGATTACAGGTTCAATTGGTTTATTGGCTTCGGCATCTTTGGGAGAAAAAAATGCGCTTTTTGAACCAATCCATGGATCTTATCCTCAGGCAAAAGGAAAAAACATTGCCAATCCAATTGCTTCTATTTTATCAGCAGCAATGTTATTAGAACATTTCGGATTATTTACAGAAGCGAATATGATTTATAAAGCTATTGAAAAAGCAATTGAATATAAAGTCGTTACAGTTGATTTAAAACCAGATTCAAAATTCGGTACGAATGAAGTAGGGGAGTTTGTTTCAAATGTTATTTTCAGCAAAGATGACCTATTGTATTTCAGAAATGATAATGTTCATATCGGACAATCGACAATAGTTTAA
- the ilvB gene encoding biosynthetic-type acetolactate synthase large subunit translates to MGTIRISGAEAIIRCLLEEGVDLIYGYPGGAIMPVYDELYKFQDQLHHVLVRHEQGATHAAQGYARATGKVGVAIATSGPGATNLVTGIADAQIDSTPMVCITGQVGRHLLGSDAFQETDIIGISTPVTKWNFQVTEASQIPEIIAKAFYIARSGRPGPVLIDITKNAQFDELDFSYEKCTGIRSYNPVPKLNLDKVAEAAALINSAKKPLIVFGQGIILGQAEAEFKAVLEKSGIPAAWTILGLSALPTDHPLNVGMLGMHGNYAPNLLTNECDVLIAFGMRFDDRVTGKLSTYAKQAKVIHFEIDPAEIDKNVKTEIAVLGDVKESLAALLPLLDAKSHDLWHNEFKELAKVEYESVIKDELNPSTAGLSMGETIEMINKHSKGDAIIVSDVGQHQMFACRYAKFNSTKSNITSGGLGTMGFALPAAIGAKMGKPDREVVAIIGDGGFQMTIQELGTIFQTQVPVKIVILNNEFLGMVRQWQELFFDNRYASTKMINPNFVAIAEGYHIKSKKVTQREDLDAAVAEMLASKDSYFLEVMVEKENNVFPMIPTGACVSEIRLS, encoded by the coding sequence ATGGGAACAATTAGAATATCAGGCGCCGAAGCCATTATAAGATGTTTATTAGAAGAAGGAGTAGACTTAATTTATGGTTATCCGGGAGGAGCTATAATGCCGGTTTACGATGAATTATATAAATTTCAGGATCAGCTGCACCACGTTTTAGTTCGTCACGAACAAGGAGCAACTCACGCTGCTCAGGGATATGCAAGAGCAACAGGAAAGGTAGGGGTAGCCATTGCTACTTCTGGACCGGGAGCAACAAATCTTGTTACAGGGATTGCCGATGCTCAAATCGATTCAACTCCAATGGTTTGTATTACCGGACAAGTTGGAAGACATTTATTAGGATCTGATGCTTTTCAGGAAACGGATATTATTGGAATTTCGACTCCGGTTACAAAATGGAATTTTCAGGTAACTGAGGCTTCTCAAATTCCGGAAATCATTGCAAAAGCATTTTATATTGCTCGTTCCGGACGTCCGGGACCTGTATTGATCGATATTACTAAAAACGCTCAGTTTGATGAGTTAGATTTTAGTTATGAAAAATGTACAGGAATCAGAAGTTACAATCCGGTACCAAAATTAAATTTAGATAAAGTTGCCGAGGCTGCTGCTTTAATCAATAGCGCTAAAAAACCGCTTATCGTTTTCGGACAAGGAATTATTTTAGGTCAGGCTGAAGCTGAATTTAAAGCAGTTCTTGAAAAATCAGGAATTCCGGCAGCATGGACTATTTTAGGACTTTCGGCTTTGCCAACAGATCATCCTTTAAATGTGGGAATGTTAGGAATGCACGGAAATTATGCGCCAAATTTGCTAACAAATGAATGTGATGTTTTAATTGCCTTCGGAATGCGTTTTGACGACCGTGTTACAGGGAAATTAAGCACTTATGCAAAACAGGCAAAAGTTATTCACTTCGAAATTGATCCTGCGGAAATTGATAAAAACGTTAAAACAGAAATTGCTGTTTTAGGAGATGTAAAAGAATCTTTAGCGGCTTTATTACCATTATTGGATGCAAAATCTCATGATTTATGGCACAATGAGTTTAAAGAATTAGCCAAAGTAGAATACGAATCAGTAATTAAAGACGAATTAAATCCATCAACGGCTGGACTTTCAATGGGTGAAACTATCGAAATGATCAACAAACATTCAAAAGGAGATGCAATTATCGTTTCAGATGTTGGTCAGCACCAGATGTTTGCGTGTCGTTACGCTAAATTTAATTCAACAAAAAGTAATATTACTTCTGGCGGATTAGGAACAATGGGATTTGCACTTCCGGCAGCCATTGGGGCTAAAATGGGAAAACCAGACCGAGAAGTGGTAGCTATTATTGGTGATGGAGGATTCCAGATGACCATTCAGGAATTAGGAACGATTTTCCAGACTCAGGTTCCAGTAAAAATTGTAATTCTGAATAATGAATTTTTAGGGATGGTACGTCAATGGCAGGAATTATTCTTTGATAACAGATATGCATCAACAAAAATGATTAATCCAAATTTTGTTGCCATTGCCGAAGGATATCATATTAAATCTAAAAAAGTAACACAGCGTGAAGATCTTGATGCTGCTGTTGCAGAAATGCTGGCTTCAAAAGATTCTTACTTCTTAGAAGTTATGGTGGAAAAAGAAAACAATGTTTTCCCAATGATTCCAACCGGAGCATGCGTTTCAGAAATTAGATTAAGCTAA
- the ilvN gene encoding acetolactate synthase small subunit → MEDKTFTISVYSENNVGLLNRISGIFLKRHINILSLNVSESEIENVSRFIIVVNTTEKWVQNIVGQIEKQIEVIKAFYHTDEETIYLENALFKIASSLLFDEKQIQNIIKESQSTIVTVSRDFFVISKSGRRSEIEELYEKFKPYGIMQFVRSGRISVSKEKMEISSLLETFK, encoded by the coding sequence ATGGAAGATAAAACATTCACCATATCGGTATACTCAGAAAATAACGTGGGTTTATTAAATAGAATATCAGGAATATTCTTAAAGCGTCACATTAATATATTAAGTCTAAATGTTTCTGAATCAGAAATAGAAAATGTTTCAAGATTTATCATTGTAGTAAATACAACTGAAAAATGGGTTCAGAATATTGTAGGACAAATTGAAAAACAAATTGAAGTTATAAAAGCATTTTATCATACAGATGAAGAAACAATTTATCTTGAAAATGCATTATTCAAAATTGCTTCGAGTTTGTTGTTTGATGAAAAACAAATTCAGAATATCATCAAAGAAAGTCAATCGACGATTGTAACAGTTTCAAGAGATTTCTTCGTGATTTCAAAATCAGGAAGACGTTCTGAAATTGAAGAATTATACGAAAAATTCAAACCATACGGAATTATGCAGTTTGTACGTTCCGGAAGAATTTCAGTTTCAAAAGAAAAAATGGAGATTTCGTCATTGTTAGAAACCTTCAAATAA